A stretch of DNA from Archangium lipolyticum:
CGTCGGCCGCAAGCTGGAGCCCATCCGCATCATCGGCGGCGGTGCCCGCTCCAAGCTGTGGTGTCAGATCGTCGCGGACGTGCTGGACCGGCAGATCCACCAGGTGGACGAGCCCGTGCTCGCCAACGCGCGCGGCGCGGCGTTCCAGGCCGCCCTGGCGCTCGGACACCTCACGGTGGAGGAGCTCCCCTCGCTCGTCCCCATCGCCAACACCTTCGAGCCCAACCCCAAGCACCGCGGGCTCTACGACGAGCTCTTCCGGGAGTTCGTGAACCTCTACAAGTGCAACAAGGCCATCTTCGCGCGGCTCAACCGGGCCAGGAGCGCTTGACGATGAAGAACGAGATGAACGCGTCAGAACGACCTTTGGATGGGAAGAACACCATGGATCTGCCCGAGCTCGGAACGAACCTCCTCAACCGCGTCCCTCCCCGGCTGCTGTCGGCGGCGGAGCGCTACCTCAAGAGCGTCCCCCTGCTGCGCAACCGGCTGGCGAAGGAGACGGACTCCATGCTGGCCGGGCTGGAGGGCGACCTGAAGCCCTACCGCGGGCAGCTCCCCACCTTCGCCACGCTCCCGCCCAAGGGCCTCTCGCACGAGCAGGTGCTCAACGAGATGGGCCAGATGAAGGAGAAGGAGGAGCACCGCTGGAAGGACGGGCTCGTCTCGGGGGCCGTGTACCACGGCGATTCCGAGCACATCGACTTCCTCAACCGCGTGTACGCCATCAACTCGCAGAGCAACCCGCTGCACGCGGACCTCTGGCCCAGCGCCACCAAGTTCGAGGCCGAGGTGGTGGCCATGACGGCGCACATGCTCGGCGCCACCGAGGCCAACGCGGGCCGGCCTCCGGAGGAGCACATCTGTGGTGCCCTCTCGTCAGGCGGTACCGAGAGCATCATGCTGGCCATGAAGACGTACCGCGACTGGGCCCGCGAGACGAAGGGCATCACCCGGCCCGAGATGGTGGCCCCCTCCACCGCGCACCCCGCCTTCGACAAGGCCGCGCACTACTTCGGCATCAAGATGGTTCGCGTGCCGGTGGGGCCGGACTACCGCGCGGACGTGAAGGCCACGCGCAAGGCAATCAACCGCAACACCATCGTCATCATCGGCTCGGCGCCGTCGTTCCCCCATGGGACCATCGATCCCATCGAGGAGCTGTCGGAGCTGGCGCGCAAGCGCGGCATCGGCTTCCACACCGACGCGTGCCTGGGCGGCTTCGTGCTGCCCTGGGCGAGGAAGCTCGGCTACCCGGTGCCGGAGTTCGACTTCCGGCTGCCCGGCGTCACCACCATGTCCGCGGACACGCACAAGTTCGGCTACGCGGCCAAGGGCACGTCCGTGGTGCTGTACCGGGGCACCGAGCTGCGCTCGCACCAGTACTTCACCGCCACCGAGTGGCCCGGCGGCATCTACTTCTCCCCCACCTTCTCCGGCAGCCGCCCCGGCGCCCTCATCGCGGCGGCCTGGGCCTCGCTCGTGTCCACCGGTGAGGAGGGCTACCTGGACGCCACGCGCCGCATCCTGGAGACGGCGGACGCCCTCAAGCGCGGAATCCGCGCCATCCCCGGTCTGCATGTGCTGGGAGAGCCGCTCTTCGTCATCGCCTTCGGTTCGGACACCGTGGACATCTACAAGGTGATGGAGCGGATGGGCTCCAGGGGCTGGAGCCTCAACGGTCTGCACAAGCCCGCGGCGGTACACATCTGTGTGACCCAGCGTCACACCCAGCCCGGCGTGGCCGAGCGCTTCCTGGAGGATCTGCGGGCCGCCATCGAGCACGTGCGCGCCAACCCGGGCGAGAAGGGCACCATGGCGCCCGTCTACGGCATGGCGGGCACCGTGCCCTTCCGGGGCATCCTGAGTGACCTGCTCAAGAAGTACATGGACCTGCTCTACAAGGTGTGAGCCGGGAGGGGCCCGCGGCCTGGCCGGGCCCCCGCCGGTACGTCACGAAAGTGTCACAAGCGGTCGAATCTTCGTGCTGGGCGCTTTTACACAGGTGAGGTAGTTCACGCCCCGGTAACGGACGGGTCACGCGCGTGTCACGTCCGGCCGATGGAGAAGCACGATGCTCGAGAAGCTGATGCCCAAGTCGGACGAGTTCTTCGACGACTTCGATGCCCAGTGTGCCGTGACGGTGGAGGGGGCGCGCATGCTGCACGCCCTGCTGAGCGACTACCGGGACGTGGCCACCAAGGTGCAGGCCCTCAAGGACGTGGAGCACAAGGGCGACGAGGTGACGCACACCGCCTTCAACCGGCTGCACAAGCAGTTCATCACCCCGTTCGACCGGGCGCAGATCCACTCGCTGCTGTCGCGCATCG
This window harbors:
- a CDS encoding pyridoxal phosphate-dependent decarboxylase family protein, which produces MDLPELGTNLLNRVPPRLLSAAERYLKSVPLLRNRLAKETDSMLAGLEGDLKPYRGQLPTFATLPPKGLSHEQVLNEMGQMKEKEEHRWKDGLVSGAVYHGDSEHIDFLNRVYAINSQSNPLHADLWPSATKFEAEVVAMTAHMLGATEANAGRPPEEHICGALSSGGTESIMLAMKTYRDWARETKGITRPEMVAPSTAHPAFDKAAHYFGIKMVRVPVGPDYRADVKATRKAINRNTIVIIGSAPSFPHGTIDPIEELSELARKRGIGFHTDACLGGFVLPWARKLGYPVPEFDFRLPGVTTMSADTHKFGYAAKGTSVVLYRGTELRSHQYFTATEWPGGIYFSPTFSGSRPGALIAAAWASLVSTGEEGYLDATRRILETADALKRGIRAIPGLHVLGEPLFVIAFGSDTVDIYKVMERMGSRGWSLNGLHKPAAVHICVTQRHTQPGVAERFLEDLRAAIEHVRANPGEKGTMAPVYGMAGTVPFRGILSDLLKKYMDLLYKV